A region of Paramormyrops kingsleyae isolate MSU_618 chromosome 17, PKINGS_0.4, whole genome shotgun sequence DNA encodes the following proteins:
- the LOC111844860 gene encoding transmembrane protease serine 2, translated as MATQEKHGYQPAAGLPPPYFPPESGGYPSFPPQPTNFFPVNTPQTMPAPIPVAQSSRTARRRKVTRKRCCLCILAVIVIFLAATAILLWYFLSKTCVFRVACGDGSCISTSQWCDGVEDCSSGQDEGQCARLYGPDSVLQVYSSRSHSWDMVCAEGWDDSFGRDACQQIGYDSGLYVSSGNTSLSGSPSKAFFRLPVSGFASVKNPLHKLLVSNISCSNSLVVTLQCIKCGTLVDHPGNRIVGGTVARKGSWPWQVSLQINGHHVCGGSIITPYWIVTAAHCVEKYSEPSYWTVYAGYLTQDEMALADGKAVSVVVSNNYDSTTKNNDIAMMKLMSPVTLSDVVRPVCLPSPGLSFSAPQACWITGWGSLYEGGEVSQNLMEAEISLIDRTTCNQPSIYGGVITDTMICAGYLDGGVDSCQGDSGGPLVAQENSRWWLVGDTSWGAGCAMAEKPGVYGNVTSFLGWIYEQMKKYK; from the exons ATGGCAACCCAAGAG AAGCATGGGTACCAGCCTGCTGCTGGTTTGCCACCCCCATACTTCCCACCCGAGTCAGGAGGGTATCCTTCATTTCCCCCGCAACCCACCAATTTCTTTCCCGTTAACACACCCCAAACCATGCCTGCTCCCATCCCTGTAGCTCAGTCATCAAGAACTGCCCGCCGGCGCAAAG TGACACGGAAAAGATGCTGCTTGTGTATTCTGGCCGTCATCGTCATCTTCTTGGCTGCCACGGCAATCCTGCTGTGGTACTTCC TGTCCAAAACATGTGTCTTCCGTGTGGCCTGTGGTGACGGTTCCTGTATAAGCACCTCCCAGTGGTGTGATGGAGTGGAGGACTGCTCGTCCGGACAGGATGAAGGCCAATGTG CTCGTCTCTATGGTCCTGACTCTGTCCTGCAAGTCTACTCAAGCAGAAGTCATTCATGGGATATGGTCTGTGCAGAGGGATGGGACGATAGCTTTGGGAGAGATGCGTGTCAACAGATTGGATACGATAG TGGTTTGTATGTCAGCTCTGGGAACACCAGTCTGAGTGGCAGTCCCAGTAAAGCCTTCTTCAGGTTGCCAGTATCAGGTTTTGCTTCTGTGAAGAACCCTCTACACAAGCTTCTTGTCAGCAA CATATCCTGCTCGAACAGCCTTGTGGTTACACTGCAGTGCATTA AATGCGGAACGCTAGTGGATCATCCGGGGAACCGCATTGTTGGCGGAACTGTAGCCAGAAAGGGTTCATGGCCCTGGCAGGTCAGCCTCCAGATCAATGGACACCATGTGTGTGGCGGTTCCATCATCACCCCCTACTGGATTGTGACGGCAGCGCACTGCGTTGAAAA GTATTCAGAGCCAAGTTACTGGACTGTATACGCTGGCTATCTCACCCAGGATGAAATGGCCCTTGCTGATGGGAAGGCGGTATCTGTTGTCGTATCCAATAACTACGACAGTACAACTAAAAATAACGATATCGCTATGATGAAGCTAATGAGTCCTGTGACTTTGTCAG ATGTGGTCaggcctgtgtgcttgcctagTCCTGGTCTTAGCTTCAGTGCCCCCCAGGCGTGCTGGATTACTGGGTGGGGGTCTCTCTATGAGGGCG GGGAAGTCTCACAGAATCTAATGGAGGCTGAGATCTCGCTAATAGACAGGACAACCTGCAACCAACCAAGTATATACGGCGGAGTGATCACAGATACTATGATCTGTGCTGGTTATCTGGATGGTGGAGTGGATAGCTGTCAG GGGGACAGCGGGGGTCCTCTGGTAGCGCAGGAAAACTCTCGGTGGTGGCTGGTGGGGGACACCAGCTGGGGCGCTGGGTGTGCCATGGCGGAAAAGCCCGGAGTGTACGGAAATGTCACCTCCTTCCTCGGCTGGATATATGAGCAAATGAAG aaatATAAATGA